ACTGCCCCGGCGATGAGTTTCTGCACATCTACTCTACCGGGCTGTGGTTGTGGGACGGCAGAGAACTTCCGATAGTCTTCGACAAAGCGAATCAATCCCTCCGATGTGTCGTGGATCGTCTCTATCGCTTGTATCGTCGCTTCATCGTCCTTTTTCGCTACCCTCATTTCGGAGAGCAAGATCTCAGACACAGAGCGTATGGGAGCTATGGAGTTCATGATCTCGTGTGTCATCACCCTGATGAGCGACATCCATGAGTCCGTCTCCTTTCGGGTCAGCTCGTCCTCGATATCTTGTATCGAATAGATGTGCACTGTCCCTATAGGGATGGTGATGGTCGTGCGTTCGAAGACGAGCGAACGAGCTTCCTTCTCGGTATGGATGGTGAGACTCCTACTGTCATTGTCCGTCATAGATGAGAGCAGGTCGAAAAGTTCGGGATAGACTTGCCCTATACGATGCAGGTGGGTGATAATAGGGAGCGAGAGATGGCGAAGAGCTGCTTGGTTGATGAATCTCACCGCCCCCCGGGGTGTCGTAATGATGATACCCGTGGGGACTTGTTCGATGATCTTCGTGAGGAAGAGTTCGTTTTGTCGTACCTCTTCACGAGTAGTCTGGATGATGAGCTTGATGCGGTTGAGTGTTTCGTTGAATCTCCTGTCAGAGGCTAAAGCCCCATTTTCGGAAAGGTAGTAAGTGTGATCGTTGTTTTCTATCGCTTGGAGGACAGTGAGTATATTGGCATGTGATCGTCGGACAGCACGGTACAGTCGTAAGGTAATAACAAGCGCAAGTGCGCCACAAGCCACCGCAAGCCACAGATGTCCCATGGCAGCCAAAAGGATACTTGCCACCGTCAATACAAAACAGAGTATCAAGTGTATCATCATACTGTCAGGGTATTGTGCTTTGGGACAAAGATAATTATTCTCCCCCAAGAGATGATAAAAGTTGAGTGTTATCTCTTACTCTCTAACCCTTCGCATAAAAAGGTATAGAAGGCTCGACAAAAAGTCGTAAGATTCGATGACGAAGGTCGTAAGACTTGTTGCGACAAGTCTTACGACCTTTTTTGCACCCTCAATGCCGGGGAGGATGATCCGAATTAAGCACTTCTTTGAGAGATCACTCTTCGGCAAGGTAGATGATAGGATTTTTGCTCGTTGTGATACGGCAGTACACCCCCATGATGAGCGAAGTGAGCGCAAGGACTCCAAGACCGAGGAGCATGAGCGTAAAGGCCGATACCTCGATGTGGTCCGAGAACTCCTGCATCCAGGTCTTTATGGCATAGTTGGCAAGCAGAAGTCCGGCGATCACCGCAGGTACACCGATCTTGAGGTAGTCTGTCAGGAAGAGTCGCAAGACATCCGCACGAGAAGCACCGTTGACCATACGTATGGCAAGCTCTTTACGCCGCCTTGTCACCTCTTCTTCAGTGTATCCGATAATCCCGATGATCGCGATGATAAGCGCAATGACAGACCCGAAGATGGCGTAATACCCCACGTTTTGGATGCTATCATATTGCCAGATCATGGATGTTGTCGCATTGATTAGTTCGAGGTCGCCAAACAAGGAGTATCTATTGATGATTTCTTCCACTTTTGCTAAGTCTTGGGGTGTATCTGTCTTCATGCGGATGATCATATATTCGCAGTATCTGTACCAAGCTCCACCCGCCATGACAATGTTTGCCTTTTCGGGAAAAGCAGAAGTAAATAGCTTAGCCAATATATCTTCAAATATACCTATAATAGTAACAGGGTTTTGGTGACTGGTGACATAGATCTCCTTGCCAACGACTCCGTCCTCCCAGCCCATGTTCTTTGTGAGATTGATGGCACAAGACCTGCTGATGACCATGTTCTTGGCATGACACGGCTTTGTATCATAACCCTCACCCTCAATGATCGGTATCTTGAGGGCTTCCAAGTAGTACTTGTCGCACCAGAAGAAGTCTTTTATATGAAGTATATCTTTTCCGCTCTCAGGGTCGAAGATGTTATCGCCACTTTGGTTGTGGAACGGAAGTGTCGAACCAAGTGAGACGACTTCGACTTCGGGGCTATCTCGAAGGATGTCGGTGATGCTCTTGATACCGAGACTGTCGATAGCACTGGTCGGGATGTAGTAGACCTTATCGGTATTGTAGCCTTTATCCAAACGAACCGAATAGTTATACTGATGATGGACGAAGAACACGGTGCAAAGGAGGAATGTCACGCCGATGCTTTCGATGAATAGGAGCGATAGCTTCCACCTGCGGTTGGTCTTTTTATAGTTTGTCATCACGGAGATAACGGGCTGTGAAGCAATGATGCGTCCCGGACCGACACTGATGACAAAACCTGTCACGATAAGGATGACGATACCCAAGAGGATCGATGTCGGAGATATGAGTTCGGACACACGGATCTGAAGGATCTGATAGAAGACCTTATGAAAAGCCACGACAAACACGATACCTACAAAGACCGCAAGCAAGAGATGAACGAAAGTGTCGGTGATGATACTTTTCTGGATGTCTTTGCGCTCTGCCCCGACGCTCTTCATGATCGCAGTGGTCTTGCTGCTGTTGAGGATCGACGTGATACGTAGCAGGGTGTAGTTGAGGATGGACATGATGAGGACAACCAGCCCTATGATGCCGATGAGCAGGATAGAGGTCGACAGGTGCTTGTCAGACAAATGAAGATCCAAGAGGGGCGAAGGGACATAAGTCAGATAGCCACCAATCTTTTCGTTGACCGAGTCAATGTCCTGATACTTCTGTTGCATCTTGTAGATTGACTCCTTGATATCGGCAGGCTCGACTCCTTGAGCAAGTTTGATGTATCCACGATAGCGGTCGTTACCGAGCCAATTTTGGCTACCGTCCCAAGTAAACTTGCCGATACTGGTCATAGAAATAAGGATGTCCATATCGAACGAGGAGTTTGCAGGGAACGCCTCGAATACTCCACCGATCGTCAATTTGATGTCCGGATATTCCTGCATGACAAAGGTTTTACCTACGACATCACCGCCCAACCTCTCCGCCAGTTCGTCGCTTACCATACATCTTAGGGCAGTCGTCAGTATCTCTTTAGGATTACCGGCAAGTATTTTCTGATCGAACATCTCGAAGAAGTACTCATCCGCAAGTACAGCTTCATCAAAATTATATCCCCTCTTGTCGTCGGTATAGAGTTTCGACCCACCTGAAATACCTGTATAACGTGTCGCCAACTCGACCTGAGGGATCTCCGCTTTCATTCCGGGAGCGACAGCACCCGATATGGACTTATAGTCGTTTTCTACCCCATTGGTCTCTGATAAGGTCTTGACATGGTAGATACGATCTGCATCTGTGAAGACGGTGTCGTACGACAGCTCAAATGCCACCTTGGCCAGCATCACAAAACTAATCGCAAAGCCGAGTCCAAGACTCAGTACCTTGATCGTGTTGAGTCCCTTACTCCGGAGTAGCCTCCGATAAGCAAATTTCAGTTCGTTCATAACCAACACATATTTATGATTTGATACTACCATCGAGGAGATTGATGACTCTGTGGGCATACGCTGCATCTCTCTCAGAGTGGGTCACCATGATGATCGTTGCTCCCTCTTGGTTGAGGGTTGTGAGCAGGTTCATGACCTCGGCACCATTTTGGCTGTCGAGGTTACCCGTGGGTTCGTCGGCAAGGATGAGCAGAGGTCCTGCGACAGTTGCACGAGCTATGGCCACACGTTGTTGCTGTCCACCAGAGAGTTGGCTGGGGAAGTGCGCTGCTCTGTGGCTGATGCTCATCTTAGACAATGCCGCTTCGACCCTCTCCTTACGCTGTGAAGGTTTGATACGAAGGTAAACCAAAGGGAGTTCGATATTCTCCGCCACTGTCATCTCGTCGATAAGGTTGAAGCTTTGGAAGATGAAGCCGATCTTTCCCTTTCGTATGACGGTACGGTCCTTTTCCTTGAGGTGTCCTACCTCTTTGCCATCGAGGGTATAGTTTCCGGAGGTAGGGTTGTCCAGCAGTCCGAGGATGTTGAGGAGGGTAGACTTGCCACAGCCCGAAGGTCCCATGATGGCTATAAACTCTCCTTGTCGGACCTCTAAGGATACGTTGTTCAATGCTCTTGTCTCGACCTCATCGGTGCGAAAGATCTTGGTGATGTTTTCTAATTTGATCATGACGGTTATGTTATTTGATGATTAGCTCTACTGCTTGCTCGAACGCTCTGTAAGAAGACACGATGACCTCTTCGTCTGGATCGAGCCCTGACAGCACCTCGTAGTACTCGGGATTTTGTCGGCCTATGGCCACCTCTCTACGCACGGCACGCTTGCCATCCTTGGTGATCACGAATATCCATCTCCCCCCCGTATCACCATAGAATGCACCACGGGGGATCAAGAGGGCTTCGGAGGGTTGGCCGAGTTCGAGACTGACATGATAAGTCTGACCTGTACGGATATTCTCGGGTTTTTCGCCGACGAAGACAAATTCGGTCTTGAAGTTTTTATCCCTCACATCCGGAAAGACCTTGCGTACCCTCAGCTCATAAGGCTGTCCCTGACGCTCGCAGGTCGCATGGAGATCCGCCCGGACACGGTCGATATAATGTTCATCGATCATCGCCTCCACCTTGTAGTTGCTGAGGACATGCACTTGTCCCACCTTCGTACCGGCATGGATCATCTGCCCTATCTCCACATCGAGGAGACCGAGCTGTCCGTCGGCAGGTGCTTTGATATCGAGATTGTCGATACGCTGACGCACAAGTTGGAGATTGCGCCTCATGTTGTGGAGGCTCTCCTCCATCTGATCCACCTGTATGCCACGGTATATCGAGTCCTGAAGCTGCCTATCCGAGATGAGTCGTCCGCTGCGACGGCTGAAGTCATAATCCTCCTTGGCCTGAAGGTACTCCTCTCTCGAACACAGTTCTTCCTTGTACAACTGCTCATACTGATCTGCCTTGCGCTTCTTGCGTTCGATGTCCAGCTCCACCTGCAAACGCTCGCGACGGAGGTTGAGCTTGTCCTGCTCCATCGTCACCTGTGTGTTGCGGAGGAAGTTTTGCTTCTCTGCCAACTGTGCTTCGCTGTCGAGGATACTCAGGCTCAGCGAAGGGTTGGCAAGGCGGACGAGTACCTGACCTTTCTTGACCATTGCCCCTTCCTCTACGAGAGTCTCCTCCACCACTCCACCCTCTATGGCACTCACCTGTATCGTGCTGAACGGCTGCACCCTCCCATCGACACGGATATAGTCGTGGAAGCTCCCACGCCTGACCGATACGATGTGGAGACTGTCTCGCTCCACCTTCTGCGACTTGCCAC
This is a stretch of genomic DNA from Porphyromonas cangingivalis. It encodes these proteins:
- a CDS encoding sensor histidine kinase codes for the protein MMIHLILCFVLTVASILLAAMGHLWLAVACGALALVITLRLYRAVRRSHANILTVLQAIENNDHTYYLSENGALASDRRFNETLNRIKLIIQTTREEVRQNELFLTKIIEQVPTGIIITTPRGAVRFINQAALRHLSLPIITHLHRIGQVYPELFDLLSSMTDNDSRSLTIHTEKEARSLVFERTTITIPIGTVHIYSIQDIEDELTRKETDSWMSLIRVMTHEIMNSIAPIRSVSEILLSEMRVAKKDDEATIQAIETIHDTSEGLIRFVEDYRKFSAVPQPQPGRVDVQKLIAGAVFLKEVDFRDKGIEVKVSVADELSALTADTALIMQVLHNLLKNALEATPLGGEVRITAQLNSSRRPTIEVFNTGASIPDEVKDYIFVPFFTTKDGGSGIGLSLSRYIMRLHGGNLRYRPHTDGVVFVMEF
- a CDS encoding ABC transporter permease; its protein translation is MNELKFAYRRLLRSKGLNTIKVLSLGLGFAISFVMLAKVAFELSYDTVFTDADRIYHVKTLSETNGVENDYKSISGAVAPGMKAEIPQVELATRYTGISGGSKLYTDDKRGYNFDEAVLADEYFFEMFDQKILAGNPKEILTTALRCMVSDELAERLGGDVVGKTFVMQEYPDIKLTIGGVFEAFPANSSFDMDILISMTSIGKFTWDGSQNWLGNDRYRGYIKLAQGVEPADIKESIYKMQQKYQDIDSVNEKIGGYLTYVPSPLLDLHLSDKHLSTSILLIGIIGLVVLIMSILNYTLLRITSILNSSKTTAIMKSVGAERKDIQKSIITDTFVHLLLAVFVGIVFVVAFHKVFYQILQIRVSELISPTSILLGIVILIVTGFVISVGPGRIIASQPVISVMTNYKKTNRRWKLSLLFIESIGVTFLLCTVFFVHHQYNYSVRLDKGYNTDKVYYIPTSAIDSLGIKSITDILRDSPEVEVVSLGSTLPFHNQSGDNIFDPESGKDILHIKDFFWCDKYYLEALKIPIIEGEGYDTKPCHAKNMVISRSCAINLTKNMGWEDGVVGKEIYVTSHQNPVTIIGIFEDILAKLFTSAFPEKANIVMAGGAWYRYCEYMIIRMKTDTPQDLAKVEEIINRYSLFGDLELINATTSMIWQYDSIQNVGYYAIFGSVIALIIAIIGIIGYTEEEVTRRRKELAIRMVNGASRADVLRLFLTDYLKIGVPAVIAGLLLANYAIKTWMQEFSDHIEVSAFTLMLLGLGVLALTSLIMGVYCRITTSKNPIIYLAEE
- a CDS encoding ABC transporter ATP-binding protein, with translation MIKLENITKIFRTDEVETRALNNVSLEVRQGEFIAIMGPSGCGKSTLLNILGLLDNPTSGNYTLDGKEVGHLKEKDRTVIRKGKIGFIFQSFNLIDEMTVAENIELPLVYLRIKPSQRKERVEAALSKMSISHRAAHFPSQLSGGQQQRVAIARATVAGPLLILADEPTGNLDSQNGAEVMNLLTTLNQEGATIIMVTHSERDAAYAHRVINLLDGSIKS
- a CDS encoding efflux RND transporter periplasmic adaptor subunit, whose translation is MDTKIEKKKGLSRKHIIYLSGGVLVLSAILWSLFGISGKSQKVERDSLHIVSVRRGSFHDYIRVDGRVQPFSTIQVSAIEGGVVEETLVEEGAMVKKGQVLVRLANPSLSLSILDSEAQLAEKQNFLRNTQVTMEQDKLNLRRERLQVELDIERKKRKADQYEQLYKEELCSREEYLQAKEDYDFSRRSGRLISDRQLQDSIYRGIQVDQMEESLHNMRRNLQLVRQRIDNLDIKAPADGQLGLLDVEIGQMIHAGTKVGQVHVLSNYKVEAMIDEHYIDRVRADLHATCERQGQPYELRVRKVFPDVRDKNFKTEFVFVGEKPENIRTGQTYHVSLELGQPSEALLIPRGAFYGDTGGRWIFVITKDGKRAVRREVAIGRQNPEYYEVLSGLDPDEEVIVSSYRAFEQAVELIIK